The following nucleotide sequence is from Aquarana catesbeiana isolate 2022-GZ linkage group LG08, ASM4218655v1, whole genome shotgun sequence.
aataatgaaaaataatataagaagattgccaagaccctgaaactgagctgcagcaggaaggccaagaccatacagcagtttaacaggacaggttccactcagaacaggcctcgccatggtcgaccaaagaagttaagtgcatgtgctcagcgtcatattcagaggttgtctttgggaaatagacatatgagtgctgccagcattgctgcagcggttgaaggggggggtttagcctgtcagtgcttagaccatacgctgcacactgcatcaaattggtctgcatggctgtcgtcccagaaagaagcctattctaaagatgatgaacaagaaagtccgcaaacagtttgcttaagacaagcagactaaggattactggaaccatgtcttgtggtctgatgagaccaggataaacttatttggttcagatggtgtcgagcgtgtgtggcgacaaccaggtgaggagtgcaaagacaagtgtgtcttgtctacagtcaagcatggtggtgggagtgtcatggtctggggctccatgattgttgccggcactggggagctacagttcattgagagaaccatgaatgacaacatgtactgtgacatactgaagcagagcatgatcccctcccttcggagactgggctgcagggtagaattccaacataatgaccccaaacacatctccaagatgaccactgccttgctaaagaagctgagggtaaaggtgatggactggccaagcatgtctccagacctaaaccctattgagcatctggttggcatcctcaaacggaaggtggaagagagcaaggtctctaacatccaccagctccgtgatgtcatcatggaggagtggaagaggacttcagtggcaacctgtgaagctctggtgaactctatgcccaagagggttaaggcagtgctggaaaataatggtggccacacaaaatattgacattttgggcccaatttggaaattttcactgtgtgttaagttattttgaggggacagcaaatttacactgttatacaagctgtacactcactactttacattgtagcaaagtgtcatttcttcagtgtcacatgaaaaggtaatatatatatatatatatatatatatatatatatatatatatatatatatatatatatatatatgtataaacacacacacacaaaatgaaaaaaagttttgcctttagttttgcgTTGCATACTTTAAGATTGACCACTTAATAATGTTGTGTGTTTCAATGTGATTACTTTTTAAAAACGTGAAGAATCTGTTAAccatggcaaataaaaaaataaaaaaaatccaactgtTATTATTCTAGCTCCTGTTAATTGAATTTGTATGTTTACCAATAGGAAGAGGGGAACCCATTCGTCTGATCTTGGCTGATAATGGAGCTAAGTGGACCGAGGATGTGATACAGCTTCCTGATTGGTTTGGTGGAAAATGTCCTTTGAAGAAAGAAGCAGTAAGTTCATTTTAAAAACTCTTTTTGTAAGGCACCTAGAGACGTTAGATGATCCCCTACCTACTATTCCAGCAGAAGTGTAAGATGACTGTGATGTAATATGAAGTATCAAATATCTTAGAAGGTACCTCTGGCAAAGCTAAGAAATGGTGGTGGGAGTATTGGTTTGGGTAGAAGTTTTTCCACCAAGGTTCCACGAACATAAAAGCAGTGTTGGGAATGACTGATTTTCTTTTGTTTATGGGACTGTTGAGCCATGAGAGAATGATTCCCCTAAATCTGATATGATCTTTCACAGGTGTTTGGTCAGTTGCCTCAGTTCAGTGATGGAGACTTTGTTCTGTATCAGAGCAACGCCATCCTGAGATACCTAGGACGCAAATTTGGTGAGTCTATTTATTGCATACCACTGctatatactttttttcttttttctgaataATGTCCCAAATGGGTCATGCTTCTGTTTTACCCAATTGCAAGAGCACAAAAGCTTGGATGTATACTGTGTCCTTGGAAAACGATGGTTCACAACCCTATCTTCATTAAGCACAGTATCCATTTGTGGTCAGCTTCAGAGAAAGTCGGATGTATAAAGGTTTTTGGGTAGGGCCGTTGCATACAGTGAAGCTGATTATTATATTTAGTTTCACCTCTCCAGAACCAGAATGCAGTGAGAACTCATTCAAGTCAGCTACTTTTTCACATTCTACATGAGCTTTTAAAACCTTCTTTAAAGAACACAATTTTACTAGATCCTGTCCTGATGTTGGGTAGAACACAGCAGTTTCTGCCTAATCCTTTCATCTTCAACCCTTCCACACTATCCCCCATGGCATGAATAAAAAGTAAAGTAATGAATTaaagtaaagccaaaactttttgaaTGGGTAAAATTCCTGTGTCgaggcacaacaggaagtaagaggaagtcACTACAAAGTATGGAAAATGTTCTCCAAACTAAAACGCTAACACTgataaaaatgtccatattggaagatttctcctctattaccgTTATGGCAacaattcacatttttttattttatttttttcctttttcagtccTAGTGACAATGGTCACTGGAATAGAGTATGAATCTCTTACACAGTACAGTGATAAAAACAAAAGACAAAGGTTCTAATCCTTGCTTACTTTATCCAAAGACACATTAGAGTTGCTATAACCCATGCTTACTCTTTCCAGACACAGTACAGTAGGTGCCGATAGATCTGCACTGCAACACACAACATATACTGTgtgttgtgaaaagaaaaaaaaaggtccaggTCTGGTTTTTGTTCCTTTGACATATTTTGGCAGTgcattataaatgaaaaaattgaATTACCTGTAATAAAGGTTTCATTTATTTACTTAGCTTGGTATTTTAACTGGTAAAACTGATAAGTACAGCATCATTCTAGCCCAGGAGAgatcataattttttttaatgaaaacaaatGGGGGGCTTTGAGGTAACAAAcctcgggactttaaaggtgtttgtaTAAGTAGTAAGGGATTATCAATTCATCAACAATATTGAATAAAACAaaattttattataaattatttaaaaaaaaacacaagaaaagacTAGATACAGAAATTCATAAAACCCAATGAGACATAATGCATGaacaataccactttctcaacatgtttcgttctgtggagcttcttcaggagactttagGTGTGGCATCATATTATACTATAAATCACAAGAAAAAAATACTCATGTTTAGGTATACATAGATCCAAAGATAAGGCATACATCAGTTATTTGAGCATAATGCAAAAAGCATGACATAATAAAAATTTGTTATCACAAAGGGGCCCCTTTGTGATAACAAATTTTTATTATGTCATGctctgtaagagtggcaaggatgtggaattctcttccacaggtggtggtttcagcggggagcatcagtaatttcaaaaaactatttgataagcacctgaacgaccaaaacatacagggatatacaatgtaatactgacctacacacacataggttggacttgattttCAACCTCGCCAACATGTAACAGTAGCAGTAAAAGGTAAGAGTAGTCACTTACTTTTGCCTCCTAAGCCTGCCACCTCAGGTATATATCACAAGAAATAGAGATAAACCAATAAGCCTAATTTAATACGGTTTGAGAAAATCTTGCAAATTAGGCTAGTCAATAAAGTATACAATCTACAATAGAGGATGATTATCCATTTATAACAAGAGCTCCTTAATAATGATTTTATGTGGCTTTACTTATACACTTTCATCTTGTCATTCAGGTGTTGCTGGAAGCAATGATCATGAGGTCGCTGTCATTGACATGGTAAACGATGGGGTGGAAGACCTGAGACAGAAGTTCGGCCGCTTTGTGTTCTATGAATTTGTACGTATGGGCCAAAAAGcaatatttgaaattttttttttttacatgtgtaacAGAATAGGTAATTGTCTGATAGGGCAGGGAGTAACTGTAATTTGCAGTCTAATAAATAAGTGCAAAGTTAGAAGCAACAATGCAAAGCAAATTTGAGATgagcatgcatacactgcagaatattacaaaacagattatgaaatctgcacaaacatggactcttcacagcaatgtctctgtggctcAGTCAGggtaacaagtggctgcatagCATAGTGTCTATGAGAGAAACTACAACAGAATCACTGCatcagtaaaacagttcagaaaaCAAACAACTACTTTTTACAAGGGTAAGTACCCTTATAAAAAGCATCCCTCTTAGTGAAGTCCAGAGTAGCTCTGGTACTACTAGTGATCAGCTGGAGGGATCTGATGCTTGAGGGATGAGGACAAAGGGCCACCTACACTGGAACAGGAGTATTCTAGTAGCAATCAAGGAGGTGCTCCTCAGAGAAGCTGCATGCTACTAGGTTCTCGTGTGGCTGCCCCCACGCTGGTTCTGACAGTGGAGTGCTATCCACCTAGCTATTTTCTAGGCTACTAGGCAAGGAAGTGGTAAACAAATTGCAtggggggctgggcactgccctggggaacatgtaccaaatcaaatttttattttttttttaatttattggggagcagcaattttagtaatgcttaaacgcttgccgaccgccgcatgtacatttacgtcggcagaatggcacggctgcgcaaattggCATACCTgcacgtccctttgaatttgccaccgtgccaaCGTGcatgactcgatgtccgccaggtgcccgcgatcatttcacggagccgcagaacggggaagtgcctatgtaaacaaggcattccccATTCTTccttgtgacaggacagagatctactTCTCCCTGCCATTggaagcagtgatcagtgtcgtgtcacttgtagcccagcccccccacagttagaatcacttcctaggacacacttaaccccttcatcgccccctagtggttaaccccttccctgccagtgtcatttacacagtaagcagtgcatttttatagcattgatcgctgtataattgacaatggtcccaaaatagtgtcaaaagtgtccgctctgtccgccataatgtcgcactcatgataaaaaccgcagatcaccgccattacaaaaaaaaaaaaaattaataataaaaatgccataaaactatcccctattttgtagacgctataacttttgcgcaaaccaatcaatatacgcttattgcgattatttatttattttttttaacaaaaatatgtagaagaaaacatatctgCCTAATCTGAGGAAACAATTcgtttcttatatatatatttttgggggatatttattatagcaaaaagtaaaaaatattgctttttttttcaaaattttttttttgtgtatagcgcaaaaaataaaaactgcagaggtgatcaaataccaccaaaagaaagctctatttgtggggaaaaaaaaggacgttaattttgtttgggtacaatgttgcgcgaccgcataattgtcagttaaagcgacgcagtgccgaatcgcaaaaaatggcccggtcatttagcagccaaatcttccagggcggaagtggttaacagtgaaactgtaaaaatgcaaaattcctttaaataacatgcctgggatgccaggtatacaacctactacagcaaaactgacacttgcaaagaaaaaaaaaatgttgtttaaattgccagcaaataacAGATTTGGCTACCCACTTCCTTTTGTAACAAAATGGCTGGGGATTTCTCTTCATATATAACAGATACTGTATATCCTaaataagggtttggtatagatgttaatgggaaACACCACACACAATAAATAAAATGCAAGTCTGACATGGATGTCAAAGGGgaccctgtgcaaaaaaaaaaaaaaaaaaatgggtcccccaaaatccataccagatcctcatCTGAACATGCAGCCTGTCATGCCAGGAAAGGTACAGAAAGGTGAGCATGCAGCCCTCCCTTTGGTAATTGACTACTATATATGACGCTCCCACTGAAATGGCACAGAGTGCAATGTTCAGAAGAACGCACCAACCAAAGTTCAGAATGGACCTTGAGGGCATCCCTATTGCACACATGATGTTGTGCCAATAACTCCtgcagtataattttttttctcctttcagtACTTCCTCTATCTGCCTGATTTGATGTATGCAGGCAATCATGGGCATTTCATAGGgctgattcacacctatacatttttttagtgctttttgcagaaacgcactacagtccattcaacatggtttcctatggggcaGGCTCACATCTGCCGCtacttttggaaagggtcagggactttttgaaAAGCAAAACGGTATGTTTTTGCTTCAATGGCCTTCAATGGAGAAGCTAtaaaaaagcatgtagtgtgttttttgccgcatttttatgccacgtttttcattttttaatctgcccaacaacaaatttggcCAAATGAAAATAGCATAAAAACGCAAACCGCAtcaaaaaaagcactgcagaaataaatcactgtgaaccaggcctaaaataaAGTTAAACACAAAAATGGGATAGGAAATGGTCTTCAATATAAATAGACTGAATAAAAGTTATTACAATTACTGAGATGTTCTTATTAAAGTCACTTTTGTTTAACAGGAAACTGGGAAAGAGAAGTATGAAAAGGATCTACCAAATCAGCTATCAGCATTTGAAAGGATCCTTTCTAAAAATTCGAATGGAACCAAGTTTCTGGTGGGAGACAAGGTAACTCAGCAGCTAATATCAGTAAAGTAAACTGAGTAAAAGATCTGAGGAGAGGAACTATATGggtttaattggtattgctgatgttaagtccacatactgtatatcagAACACCTGATGAGCACAAGAACACCAGACCCAAACCACAAAGATGATTTTTAGCAGTGTAACCAAAAATCACCCATTGCACTGGTGATGTATTGCATGAATCATTGCTAAAAAACTTCCAAGAGTGTGATCACAATTAGTAATTAGCCAAACATTCTTGTTTAGATTTTGGAGAGGGAGATGGCACTAAGCAtgctgtagagcagtggtcatcaaccctgtcctcagggcccactaacaggccaggttttatgtattacctttggggagatgcagactagaatactgcaatcactgagcaacaaatgatatcacctgtgatgtatttcagttatcttgcaaacctggcctgttagtgggtcctgaggacagggttgatgaccactgctatagaggaagcaatagtgttgatttactaaaacttggaagtggaaaatcaggtgcagctctgaatggtagccaatcagcttctaactacagctcattcaattaagcctttgacaaaaaacctggaagctgattggtttctatgcagagctgtgccaacttttgcactcttcagttttagaaaAATCAAGTGCAATGTGACTGGATAGTTAATGATCTATCTGACCTGTGTCCACTGAGCATTGGCCTGTCAGCAGCTGCTCCATAGAGAAGAGATAACTGCTTGATCTGGCCAGATTAGGCACctttatacacacactatattgtgaaagagtattgggacgcctgcctttacacacacatgaactttaatggcatcccggtcttagtccgtagagttcaaaattgagttggcccgccctttgcagctataacagcttcaactcttctggcaaggctgtccacaagatttaggagtgtgtctatgtgaatgtttgaccattcttctagaagcgtatttgggaggtcaggcattgatgttcaAAAAGAAGGCCTGactagcagtctccgctctaatttatccaaaAAGTTTTCTactgggctgaggtcaggactctgtgcaggctagtcaagttcctccaccccaaactcgctcatccatgtctttatggactttgttttgtgcactggtctaaatcatttgatggagggggggattatggtgtggggttgtttttcaggggttgggcttggccccttagttccactgaaaggaactcttaaggcgtcagcataccaagacattttgggcaatttcatgctcccaactgtgtgggaacagtttggtgatggccccttcctgttccaacatgactgcacatcagtgcacaaagcaaggcatAGACAtagattagcgagtttggggtggaggaacttgactggcctgcacaattTCTTCAATATCTTTCTGTTCTAGaagtacatgattagagccagagtcctgatctcaaaccgatagaacacctttgggatgaattaaagcggagaatgcgagccaggccttctcatccaaaatcagtgtcagacctcacaaatgtgcttctggaagaatggtcaaacattcccatagacacactcctaaaccttgtgaaaagccttcccag
It contains:
- the LOC141106356 gene encoding glutathione S-transferase P 1-like is translated as MSGFVLTYFPLRGRGEPIRLILADNGAKWTEDVIQLPDWFGGKCPLKKEAVFGQLPQFSDGDFVLYQSNAILRYLGRKFGVAGSNDHEVAVIDMVNDGVEDLRQKFGRFVFYEFETGKEKYEKDLPNQLSAFERILSKNSNGTKFLVGDKISYADYNLLDVLHGHLNIFPDCLSAFPLLTAYKARIASRSNLKEYLNSEDCKNRPFIPKRG